A segment of the Streptomyces sp. NBC_01235 genome:
CGGTACGCGTCCAGTGCCTCGTGGGCGTGTTCGGCGGCCTCCCGGTACAGGTCCCGGGACTCCGTCATCGCCTCCAGCGCCTCCTTGTACATCGCCACGAGCTTGCGTTCACGAGCGAGTTCCTCTTCCAGGGTCAGCAGCTGCCACTGCTCCCGCAGCGCGGTGAGCGCGGCGTCGGCGCCCTCGGGCAGCGGCGTGGGCAGGGCGGCGAAGCGCCGTACCGCGTCCAGCAGCTCGGTGGGATGCGTGCCGTCCAGGAACACGCTGCGCACCGAGAAGTCGGCCGCGTCGTAGTCGGCCGGAGCGGGAACGCCGGGCAGCACCAGCGCGCCGCCGCGCGGCACCTCCACCCTGGACTCCTTCAGGGCCCAGTTCACGGTACGCAACTGGTGCGGGGCCGCCCGGTGCTCGATCACCCGGTGGTGCAGACCGGGCGGCAGCAGCGGGACCAGCGACCGGAGGCCCTGCTCGGTGGGCGTCATGGCCTCGTGGACGACGACGTGGACGGTCCAGGTGTCGCGCAGGGCGCTCCGGAGCGTACGCCGCAGCTCCTTCTCGTCCGCCGGCAGCGGGTTGGTGTCGAGGAACCGCTCACCGGTGACGGTCTCGTGCCCCCACGGGGTGTCCGCGTCCCACGGCCAGAACAGGCCGGCGGGCGACGGCCACCGCAGGTCCCACGGCCGCTCCGCCTCCGCCGTCAGCGTCCACTCCTGCCCCCGGCCCGACCACTCGGCGAGTGTGAGCCGGGCACGGACGGTGACCTCCTCCGCCACCTGCCACCGGGCTTCGAAGGCCGTCTCCCCCTCGGGGGTGTCGGCGTCGGGCAGTTCCTTGAAGTCCTGGACGGTCCCGGTGTCCTTGAGGGCCTGGAGGTTCTTGCGCAGGACGTCCGGCGCGGCGGGGCCGGTGTGGCGGCCACGGGCCTGCCACACCGTGGAGGGAGTCGTGGGCGGAACGGTCGCGGCGATGTGCATGAGTCCATTCGTGAGGGCGGGCGACGAGACGAAGACGTACGAGGCCAGTATCGCGCGCCGCGGGCCGTGGGCGATCAAGAGGGTCGGTGACGCGGGCGCCCGAAGACACCCCGTCCAGGCGCGCCTTCCCCACCACGGCACAGGTCACGCGTCCGGATGCGTACGGGTATGTACGGGGTGCGTGTCGCTCGTTCGGGGTGTGCGCCGTTCACCAACGCCGGCGTCCGCGCACCCATGGGCTCGCCGGGGGCCGGAACCCGAGAATCGGACCCGGCGGACAGGGCTCGCCCACCATCCGCGTCGGGGCGAGCCCTGTCCGCGTGGCGGTTCGTGGCCGAGACGGTCGTCGAGGGCGCTCAGGGGCTGCGCGTACACCCAGCCGGCCCGGCCGCCCGTGCGTCACCGTCCGCGGCCGATGACGCCTCCGGTGGTCGGCGTCCGCGCGCGATCGCCGAGGCCCTGCGGCCGGCTCAGGAGGCGACCGTCAAGACCAGGCACGCCGACCCCGTCGATGCCGTGATCCGCAGGCACGCCAACCGGACCGCCGCCGAACCGCGGTCCGACGACGCCCCCGCCCCGCTCGTGAAGAAGAGCGCCCGCACCGGGGTCAGCGCCTCCTGCTCGCTCGACACCGGCCGGGTGGGCGCGCTCACCGGAGCTCCTTCCGTCTGATGCAGGGCCGTTGGCCGCCCCGGCTCAGCCACCGCTTCACGGTGAGGAGGGTGTCAGTCGGTTCCGGACCCGGGCTGCACACGGGACCCGGCCACGGTGAAGCCGATCCGGGTTCCGCCGCCGGGGCGAGGGCCCGCGCTGACGGTGCCCCCGTGGGCTTCGGCCACATCGCGGACGATGGCGAGGCCGAGTCCGGAGCCGGGCAGGGCGCGAGCGGTGTCGGCACGGTAGAAGCGGTCGAACACGCGGGGGAGGTCGTCGGCGTCGATACCCGGTCCACGGTCGGACACCGTGACCGCCCCCCGGTGGATGTGCACGTGGATGGGTTCGTCGCCGTCCGGGTCGAACTTGGCGGCGTTCTCCAGCAGGTTGCCCAGCGCGCGTTCGAGGCCCTGCGGGCGGCCACGGACCACGCTGTCGTCGGCGTCGACGTGGACCAGGCGACCGCTGCGTCGGTACACGCGCCGCGCGACACGGCGGGCCACCACGGCGAGTTCCACCGACTCCTCGACCTCCTCATGGCCGCCGGCCAGCGCCAGTTCGACGAGTTCGTCCACGAGGTGGGCGAGTTCGCCGGTCTCGCCCTCGACGTCCTCGAGGAGCCGGTCGCGGGCCTGCGGGGAGAGCTCGGCGACGCGGCGCAGCACGGTGGCGTTGGTGCGCAGGCTGGTGAGGGGGGTCCGCAGCTCGTGGGCGGCGTCGTGCACCAGTCTTTCCTGGGCGTCGCGGGCGGCCGCGATACGGCCCAGCATCCTGCTGAACGACGTGGACAGTCGGCCCACCTCGTCTCGTCCGCCCGGCAGATCCGACGTGCCGAACCTGCCCCGGCCGTCGGCGCTGACCTTTTCGGCGACCTCGGCCAGCCGTACCAGGCGCCGGGTGATACGTCCCGCGACCAGTCGTCCCGCGCCGGCCGCGACCAGCGTGACCGCGAGGCTGACCGCCATGATCTCCCTGGCCATTCCGCCCAGGACGTGGCGGGTCTGGTCGATCTGGACGGCCACCTGCAGGGCGCCCCGGTTCTCGCCCAGGGCGGTGGTCAGCCGACGGTAGGTGCGGCCCGCCACGACGACCTCGGCGATGTCCGTGTCCCCGGCCTCGCCCGAGGCGGCCAGGTTCCGCCCGGCGTCGGACACCGGCAGCGTCACGGGCGGGCCACCGACGCGCGTGGCGGATCCGTCGACGGCGACGGCCTGCAGGATCAGTCGCCGCTCCGGCTCGTCCCCGGGACCGGGGCGGTCCGGCCCGGGAAAGAGCTCCGGCGCCTGAGCGATCACCTCGGAGGACAGTGGCTGCTGTCCCTGCTCCTGGGCGTGCGCCAGGGCCACCGTGGCCGACCGCAGTGTCCGGTCGATCTCGGCGAGGACCCGGTCGGAGGCGGCGCGATAACTCAGCGCTCCGACCAGGACCGCCACCACGGCCCCGATGGCGGCGAAGGCGAGCGCGAACCGCGAACGCAGGGTCATGGCCGCGCCGCGTACCCCACGCCGCGCACGGTGTGGATCAGTTCGGGTGCTCCGGCCGCGCCGAGCTTGCGCCGCAGATACCCGACGTAGCCCGCGAGGTTCTTGGCGTCCACTCCGGCGTCGCGCCCCCACACCTGGTGGTAGAGCGTCTGGTGGTCCAGGACGAGTCCCTCGTTGCGCACCAGGAGCTCCAGCAGGTCGAACTCGGTCCTGGTGAGCGGTATTTCCTCCTCGCCCCACCACACCCGGCGGGCCGACGGAGCGATCCGCAGCGCGGCCATGCGCAGGACGGCATCACCCCTGTTCGCGTCCCCGGTCTCCCGTGCGGGCGTCGGCGCCAGGGCGGCTCTGCGCAGCAACGCCCGTAGCCGCGCCGTCAGTTCGGGTACCGCGAAGGGCTTGGGCAGATAGTCGTCGGCACCGGCGTCGAGGCCGGCGGCCCGGTCCGGGGTGCGGGACCGGGCGGTGAGCATGAGGACCGGTGTGCGGTCACCGTCGGCGCGCAGCACGCGGCACACGGCCATGCCGTCGACATGGGGCATCATGACGTCGAGGACCAGCACGTCGAAGGACTCCCGGCGGACCCGGGTCAGCGTCTCGACCCCGTCGGCGGCGGTGACGACGTCGTACCCCTCCAACTCCAGTGCGCGCGCGAGGGATTCACGGACCGCGCGATCGTCGTCGGCGATGAGGACACGATCAGGCATCCGGGCATGATGGCACACCGCTCCGGGCCCGCCGGTTCTCATCGAATTCCCGACCGGCTCCTGACCGGGTCTGAGATCACTCGCCGAGCATGAGGGCCGCAGCACGATCACTCACACCCCCCGCAGGAGCCCCCCATGTCGTCCGTTCCCCCACCGATGGCCGCGAAGAGCGCCCCCGCGTCGCCGTCGTCGAACCCGGATCGCCGGCGGTTGCGCGCGCACCCCGCCGTGGTCCTCGCCGTCTGCCTCGGTCTCGGCGTCACGGGCTGCGCCGGCATCGGCCAGGCGTCGTCGTCGGCGGCACTGACGAAGCCGAAGCCGAAGGCGGTACCGGCGTCCGCCCTGCGCACCGGCGCCGGCGGCGCGAACACGGGGCAGGTCGTGGCCGCCGCCAACGCGTTCCTGGCCACGCTGTCCGACGAGCAGAAGGACACCGTCCTCTACGACTTCGACGACCCGGCGAAGAAGACCGGCTGGTCCAACTTCCCGACGCCCGTCGTCGAGCGCAACGGCCTGAAACTCGGCGACCTCACCGACGCACAGGAGGCCGCGGCCCTGAAGGTCATGGAAGCCGCGCTCAGCAAGAAGGGCTACGAGGAACTCGTCGAGATCCGCAAGGCCGACGACTACCTCGCCTCGCTCCCGGACACCGGCGGCCCGGGCGGCGGCACCCCGACGGGCACCCCCACCACGGCTCCGTCCGGCACCCCCACGGCGACGCCCACCGGTGGCGGCCGTCCCCCCGGCGGAGGCGGCGGCGCCAACTTCGGCTCGGAGTGGTACTACATCTCGTTCTTCGGAACGCCCAGCAAGTCCGGGGAGTTCACGCTCCAGTACGGCGGTCACCACGCCGCCTACAACCTCACCTACGCGGGCGCCAGCGTGAGCATCTCGCCCACCCTCACCGCCGTGGAGCCGATGGAGTTCGACTGGGAGAACCTGTACTACGCCCCGCTGGAGGACAAGCGCACCTCCACCATCGCCGCCATCCAGTCCCTCACCGCGGACGAACTGACCGCCGCCGAGATCGACGGCAGCTTCGACGACCTCTACCTCGGCCCCGGCCACGACGGCCCCTTCCCCGCCCAGCCGGAGGGCGTCCTGGTCAGCAGCCTCACCAAGAAGCAGCAGGCCAAGGTCACCGCGATGCTCAGGGCGTGGGTCGACGACCTCGACGAGAAGGCGGCGGCGCGGCTGCTGGCCAAGTACGTCTCGGAGTACGACCGGACGTACATCGGGTGGAGCGGCGGGACCACGCTGGACAACGACCAGACATACGTCCGACTTGACGGCCCGTCGGCATGGGTCGAGTTCTCCAACCAGCCGGGCGCGTCCACCGACGGGATCCACCAGCACACCATCTTCCGGGACGAGACCGCCGACTACGGCTGGGAGTGACGGTGGGAGGGACATCAGCCGTGCGTCGGCTCCTGTCCGCGCTCGTGCTCGTGCTCGCGGCAATGACGCTGGTCGGTGGCCTCGCGTCACCGGCCGGCGCCCACCCGATGAGCACCTCCGCCGTGCTCCTCGACGTCCGTGACGACGAGGTCGCGGGGGAGGTGCAGCTGCCGATCGACCGGCTGGCCATCGCCGTGCACCGCGAGCTCACCCCCGCGAGCGTCGTCGGCGCCGACCGGACGTTCCTCGGCGACTACACCGCCGAGCACATCGCCGCGGTCGGCGACGACGGCACCCCCTGGACGGTGACGCTCGGCACGCCGGTGGTCCGTACGATCGACGCGACGGCGCATCTGGTCTATCCGCTCGAGATCCGCCCGCCCGACGGGCGCGTCACCGGTTTCGACCTCCGCTACGACGTGATCGTCGAGGAACTGGTCACCCACCGGGTCATCGCCACCGTCCGCTACGACTTCGACCGCGGCATCCTCGAGGCGGACGACGCCGAGACCCTCGGGGTCCTCGACTGGGACACCAAGAGCCTGAACGTCCCCGCCGGGGAAGGGTCATGGCTGCGGGGCTTCGTCACGACGGTACGCCTGGGGACGGAGCACGTCGGCGAGGGGGCCGATCACCTGCTGTTCCTCCTCATGCTGCTCGTCCCGGCCCCGCTGGTGGCGGCGGGCGGCCGGTGGCGCGCCGCCCGCGCGTCGAGGCGGCGCAGCATCCGCCGCGTCGTGCACGTGGTCTCCGCGTTCGCCGTCGGCCACTCGCTCACCCTGGCCCTGGCGGCGGCCGGAGCGATCCACGTACCGTCCCGGCCGGTGGAGACGCTGATCGCCTTCTCGATCGCCGTGTCCGCGGTCCACGCGATACGCCCTCTCGTGGCCCGCGGGGAGGTACTCGTCGCCAGTGGCTTCGGGCTCGTCCACGGGCTGGCGTTCGCCTCGCTCATCGGCGACCTCGGCCTGGACCGGGGGTCCCTCGTCACCACACTCCTCGGCTTCAACCTGGGCATCGAACTGACCCAGCTGCTCGTCGTCGCCCTGATCATGCCGTCGCTGCTCGTCCTGGCCCGCACGGCCTTCTATCCCGCGTTCCGCCTCGCCCTGGCCGCCCTCGGCCTGCTGTTCTCGGCCTCCTGGATGCTGGAGCGCGCGACGCTGACGTCCTCCGACCCGTTCGAAGGCGTGCAGACGTGGCTGGTCGGGCACCCGTTGTCCGTCGCCGCGTCGCTCGCGGCATTCGCCGTCGTCGCGCTGCGCCTGGCACCACGGACGCCTGTCGAGGATGCGGACACCGGCCGACCGGCGGTCCACGCGCTGGACGGCCGGGAGAGGACGGTCAGTTCACGAGGCTGACGTGCCGGCAGTGGTCCGGTGCCGTGAGGGACCGTGGGGGGAAGCTGTCGTCCGGTGCCTGGAGGCAGATGTCGTGCCGGTGGGCCACCACGCCGGTGGCCCGCACGGCGCGTGGACCGGCATCGGGCCTCCGGCGGCCGTGCGTCGCGCAGCGACGGCGGGAAACGGTCGCAGACGTCCGCGCCCCCCGCGAAGCCGAGGATCGCGCCGTCCGTGAACAGCTCCGTGTCGGCGGTCCAGCCCTGCCGGGTCCCGCCAGGAGGTGTCGGTGGGGAAGCCCCAGTGGTTGAGCAGCGGGCTGCGGCGCTGGTTCTCGTGGATGCAGTTGAGCAACGGGTTGCCGCCGGCGAAGGTCCCCGTCGGCTCGAGCGCGGTGTGGTTCTCCCGCCACGATCACGTTCGGATTCGGGGGCGCGGACGCGGCGGCGTGGGCCGTCGATCTCCGTGTCCCGGACGACCAGTCCGTTCACGGCAGCCGAATCCCGAGACCGCGCAGCACGGTCGCGGTGTCGGCGCCGCTCGCCGAGGCGGCGGCGACGGGACGCCGTGGGCGTGGGACGGCCACCGGGAACGAGGTGCGGCCGGTGTCCACCAGCCAGTCGTCGCCCCGCCCGACGAGGCGGGCGTCACCGGCGGACGCGGAAAGACAGGTGGACACCACGTCCGCCATGGACACGTCCCAGATCACACCGCCTCCCCCCGGCTGCTCGGACAGGGCGAGCGCGGCGGCGAGCAGACCGGTGAGCGGGTCGGCGACGGCGTCACCGGCGAACACGGGCCCCCCGTCCGCGTCCGTGGCGAGGAGTCCGCGGGAGGCGGCCACGTCGTCGCCGAAGCCGACCCGTCCCGAGGCGCGCCCGTGCGCCGTGATCGAGATCCAGGTGCAGCCACGGGCCGCCTCCGCCTCCGCGTCCAGTCCGAATCCCGCCAGAGCGCGGGGCCGGGAGGCCTCGATCACCACATCCGCCCGGCCGACCAGCTCGTGCAGGGCGGTGCGGCCCCGCGGGTCGCCGGGGTCCAGGACGACGGAGTGGTGGCCCGCGTGCAGCAGATCGTAGAAGGAGGAGTCGCCGAACCGGGCCCCGTCCGGGCGGGACGGTGTCTCCACCTTGACCACCCTGGCCCTCGCCGACCCCAGCAGATGCGCGCACAGCGGACCGGCCCACAGGGAGCTGAAGTCGACCACCAGCAGGCCTGCCACGTCCCGTGGCGGTCCCGGCAGCGGACAGGCGCGCTCGGGGCGGGGCCCGACCGTCCCGCCCGCGAGACCGAGGAGTTCCACCCGCTCGTCCAGTTCCGCTCCGTCGTGCGCGGCCAGCCAGTCGGCCAGCCGGCGGGGGAGCGCCTCGGCGTCCAGATCCCGGCCGATCAGCGCGCTCCACAGCAGGGGGTCGTCCGGACGCGCGTCGGAGACGGCGGCCCAGCCGTCCCTCGTCGGAAGCAGACGGCAACTGCCGCCGACCGAGAGCCGCCCCCGCCGTCCCCGCCCGCTGAACGCGGCCCGCTCGGCGAGCAGCCGGGCCCCGTCGAGCCGCGCCCCGCCGGCCGAGGCGACATGGTCGGCCAGCCAGGAGGCGAAGGCGGCCGCTCCGCCGGGGGGAAGCAGCGGCGGTCCGTCGGGGTGGCCGGTCAGGAGAGGGACGCCGCTGCGGGCCCAGTCCTCGGCGATCCGGGACGGAGCGGTCGCGGACCAGGGGCGGGGGGAGCGCGTGGCGCCGACGGGAGGCCGGTCCGCGCGGGGCGCCGTCGCGCCGACGGGCCCCCGATGCCGGGTGGCCCGCGGCGGGCTGCCGGGCGCCTGGTCGGACATGCCGGGATGGTAGACCGGAGTCGTGTCCCCGACCACACCGATCTCCGTCGCCGAACTCGCCGCCGGCGCGGCGGACGCCGACCTCCTCGACGGCGAGGCCGGACCGTACCGGCCACTGCTGGTCGTCGACCTGGACCTGACGCCCGCACCCACGGCCGCCGACCTCCGGCGTGCCGTCCGCCGAGCCCGTGAAGGCGACCGGCTGCTGGTCGGGCGTACCGTCCGCACGGTTCCCGACTGTCCCGGCGCCCTCCTGGACTCCCTGGACCTGACGCTCGTACCCGCTCCCCGCGCACGCCACGGCTCGGTGGACGCCGCCGGGTCCCCGGCCACGGTCGCCGTCGAAGACCCGGAAACAGAGGCCGAATTCCTGCGCGGCCGGGCGGAGGAGCAGCCGCAGGCTGCTCTGGTGCTGCACCAACTCCTCCTTCTTCAGGCACGGTTGACGGTGCCGCAGGCGCTCGACGCGGAGTCGCTGGCGTACTCGACGCTGCTCGGCGGGTCGGGCTTCGCCGGGTGGCTCGCGGCCCGCGGTCCGCGCCCCGCGCCTCCCCGTACGAGCGGCGACCCCGTTCTGGTGCGCCGCGAGGGCGCCGTCCTGCGGATCACGCTCAACCGCCCCGAGCGGCGCAACGCCCACGGCGCGGAACTGCGCGACGCCCTGGCCGGCGCTCTCGACATCGCCCGCTGGGACGACAGCGTGCGCGAGGTGGTCCTGGACGGCAACGGGCCCTGCTTCAGCTCCGGCGGTGACCTGGACGAGTTCGGCGCCGCCACCGACCTCGCCGCCGCGCACCTCATCCGCACCCGGGCGGGTGCGGCGGCCCGGCTGCACGCCGTCGGCGGACGGCTCACGGCGAGGCTGCACGGTCACTGCGTCGGCGCGGGCATCGAGCTTCCGGCCTTCGCCTCCCGCGTCGTGGCCGCCCCGGACACCCGGGTCCGCCTGCCCGAGCTGGGCATGGGCCTGATCCCCGGCGCCGGGGGCACGGTCAGTCTGCCGCGCCGGATCGGCCGCCGGCGCACCCTGTTCCTGGTCCTCGACGGCCGGACCGTCGCGGTCGAACGCGCCCTGGCCTGGGGGTTGGTGGACCGGATCGAGGAGTGAGCCGTGCGGGGGTCCGGCCGCTCAGGGTCGGGGCCGGACCAGCCCCGCGTCGTAGTTGCCCGGTGGACGCGACCGGCGCGATCCTGTCACTGCGGGTGGCCAAGGACCTGGTCCGCCCGGACCTCGAACTCGGCATCGTCACGATGCGCATCGGCGGCGGGCAGGCCCTGGCCGCGCTCTTCCGCAGGGTGGGGTGAGTTCCCACCCGGCCGGAGCTCAGGCGTCGTAGGCGTAGAAGCCTCGGCCGTTCTTGCGCCCGAGGTGGCCCGCGGCGACCATGCGGCGCAGGAGTGCGGGTGGCGCGTAGAGCGGTTCCTTGAACTCCTCGTACATCGACTCGGCGACGGCCTGGGCGGTGTCGAGGCCGATGAGGTCGAGCAGGCGCAGCGGGCCCATGGGGTGGGCGCAGCCGAGTTCCATACCCCGGTCGATGTCGTCGGGCCGTGCGGAGCCGGATTCCACCATGCGCACGGCACTGAGCAGGTAGGGGACGAGCAGGGCGTTGACGACGAAGCCCGAACGGTCGGCCGCCTGGATGGCCTCCTTGCCCAGCTGTCCTGCGAAGTCGCGGGTGCGCCGCACGGTCTCCTGGCTGGTGGTGAGGGCGGGGATGACCTCGACCAGTCGCTGCACGGGCACGGGGTTGAAGAAGTGCATGCCGATGACCTGTCCCGGCCGCTCGGTGGCGACGGCGAGGTCGACGATGGGGATCGAGGAGGTGTTGGTGGCCAGGATCGCCGCGGG
Coding sequences within it:
- a CDS encoding sensor histidine kinase, with the translated sequence MTLRSRFALAFAAIGAVVAVLVGALSYRAASDRVLAEIDRTLRSATVALAHAQEQGQQPLSSEVIAQAPELFPGPDRPGPGDEPERRLILQAVAVDGSATRVGGPPVTLPVSDAGRNLAASGEAGDTDIAEVVVAGRTYRRLTTALGENRGALQVAVQIDQTRHVLGGMAREIMAVSLAVTLVAAGAGRLVAGRITRRLVRLAEVAEKVSADGRGRFGTSDLPGGRDEVGRLSTSFSRMLGRIAAARDAQERLVHDAAHELRTPLTSLRTNATVLRRVAELSPQARDRLLEDVEGETGELAHLVDELVELALAGGHEEVEESVELAVVARRVARRVYRRSGRLVHVDADDSVVRGRPQGLERALGNLLENAAKFDPDGDEPIHVHIHRGAVTVSDRGPGIDADDLPRVFDRFYRADTARALPGSGLGLAIVRDVAEAHGGTVSAGPRPGGGTRIGFTVAGSRVQPGSGTD
- a CDS encoding response regulator transcription factor, with amino-acid sequence MPDRVLIADDDRAVRESLARALELEGYDVVTAADGVETLTRVRRESFDVLVLDVMMPHVDGMAVCRVLRADGDRTPVLMLTARSRTPDRAAGLDAGADDYLPKPFAVPELTARLRALLRRAALAPTPARETGDANRGDAVLRMAALRIAPSARRVWWGEEEIPLTRTEFDLLELLVRNEGLVLDHQTLYHQVWGRDAGVDAKNLAGYVGYLRRKLGAAGAPELIHTVRGVGYAARP
- a CDS encoding DUF3500 domain-containing protein, with protein sequence MSSVPPPMAAKSAPASPSSNPDRRRLRAHPAVVLAVCLGLGVTGCAGIGQASSSAALTKPKPKAVPASALRTGAGGANTGQVVAAANAFLATLSDEQKDTVLYDFDDPAKKTGWSNFPTPVVERNGLKLGDLTDAQEAAALKVMEAALSKKGYEELVEIRKADDYLASLPDTGGPGGGTPTGTPTTAPSGTPTATPTGGGRPPGGGGGANFGSEWYYISFFGTPSKSGEFTLQYGGHHAAYNLTYAGASVSISPTLTAVEPMEFDWENLYYAPLEDKRTSTIAAIQSLTADELTAAEIDGSFDDLYLGPGHDGPFPAQPEGVLVSSLTKKQQAKVTAMLRAWVDDLDEKAAARLLAKYVSEYDRTYIGWSGGTTLDNDQTYVRLDGPSAWVEFSNQPGASTDGIHQHTIFRDETADYGWE
- a CDS encoding HupE/UreJ family protein yields the protein MRRLLSALVLVLAAMTLVGGLASPAGAHPMSTSAVLLDVRDDEVAGEVQLPIDRLAIAVHRELTPASVVGADRTFLGDYTAEHIAAVGDDGTPWTVTLGTPVVRTIDATAHLVYPLEIRPPDGRVTGFDLRYDVIVEELVTHRVIATVRYDFDRGILEADDAETLGVLDWDTKSLNVPAGEGSWLRGFVTTVRLGTEHVGEGADHLLFLLMLLVPAPLVAAGGRWRAARASRRRSIRRVVHVVSAFAVGHSLTLALAAAGAIHVPSRPVETLIAFSIAVSAVHAIRPLVARGEVLVASGFGLVHGLAFASLIGDLGLDRGSLVTTLLGFNLGIELTQLLVVALIMPSLLVLARTAFYPAFRLALAALGLLFSASWMLERATLTSSDPFEGVQTWLVGHPLSVAASLAAFAVVALRLAPRTPVEDADTGRPAVHALDGRERTVSSRG
- a CDS encoding CoA transferase, encoding MSDQAPGSPPRATRHRGPVGATAPRADRPPVGATRSPRPWSATAPSRIAEDWARSGVPLLTGHPDGPPLLPPGGAAAFASWLADHVASAGGARLDGARLLAERAAFSGRGRRGRLSVGGSCRLLPTRDGWAAVSDARPDDPLLWSALIGRDLDAEALPRRLADWLAAHDGAELDERVELLGLAGGTVGPRPERACPLPGPPRDVAGLLVVDFSSLWAGPLCAHLLGSARARVVKVETPSRPDGARFGDSSFYDLLHAGHHSVVLDPGDPRGRTALHELVGRADVVIEASRPRALAGFGLDAEAEAARGCTWISITAHGRASGRVGFGDDVAASRGLLATDADGGPVFAGDAVADPLTGLLAAALALSEQPGGGGVIWDVSMADVVSTCLSASAGDARLVGRGDDWLVDTGRTSFPVAVPRPRRPVAAASASGADTATVLRGLGIRLP
- a CDS encoding enoyl-CoA hydratase/isomerase family protein; amino-acid sequence: MSPTTPISVAELAAGAADADLLDGEAGPYRPLLVVDLDLTPAPTAADLRRAVRRAREGDRLLVGRTVRTVPDCPGALLDSLDLTLVPAPRARHGSVDAAGSPATVAVEDPETEAEFLRGRAEEQPQAALVLHQLLLLQARLTVPQALDAESLAYSTLLGGSGFAGWLAARGPRPAPPRTSGDPVLVRREGAVLRITLNRPERRNAHGAELRDALAGALDIARWDDSVREVVLDGNGPCFSSGGDLDEFGAATDLAAAHLIRTRAGAAARLHAVGGRLTARLHGHCVGAGIELPAFASRVVAAPDTRVRLPELGMGLIPGAGGTVSLPRRIGRRRTLFLVLDGRTVAVERALAWGLVDRIEE
- a CDS encoding 3-hydroxybutyryl-CoA dehydrogenase, whose protein sequence is MDPVTRLGVVGCGLMGSGIAEVAARGGIDVRVAEATFDAVEAGRRRITASLDRGVRRGRLGEEQRDQILARLSFTHDLADLADRQFVVEAVAEKRDIKTDVLRALDKAVEDPAAILATNTSSIPIVDLAVATERPGQVIGMHFFNPVPVQRLVEVIPALTTSQETVRRTRDFAGQLGKEAIQAADRSGFVVNALLVPYLLSAVRMVESGSARPDDIDRGMELGCAHPMGPLRLLDLIGLDTAQAVAESMYEEFKEPLYAPPALLRRMVAAGHLGRKNGRGFYAYDA